The window TCGTCCGGCTCTGCTCGTGCCGGTGCCGTCATCGCGCAAGGCGATCCGGGCCCGGGGCGACGACGTCGTGCTCCGGCTGGCCCGACGGGCGGGGTCACTCCTTCGGCGCGAGGGCGCCCGGGTCCGGGTTGCGACCGCGCTCCGGCACGACCGCGCCGTCGCCGACTCTGCCGGGTTGTCTTCGGCGCACCGAGCGGCCAACCTCGCCGGTGCGTTTGCGATCCGTCCGGCGTACCGCAACTTGCTCACGGGCGCGGACGTCGTCCTGCTCGATGACCTGGTGACGACCGGTGCCACCCTCGCCGAGGCGGCTCGGGCAGTTCGTGGTGCGGGGGCGACGGTGGCCGGCGCGGCCACCGTCGCGGCGACCCAACGGCGGACCTGACCTGGCGTGGTGGCGGTCCGCCCGGAGGGACTACGGTCGGAAGTCGGCCCCTCTATGAGTCCCGATCAGACGTCAGGAGATGGTCCCGTGGACATCGTCGTCAAGTCGCGCAACACCGACATCGACAAGCGCTTCCGGGACAGCATCACCGAGAAGCTGACCCGGCTCGCCAAGCTCGACCGCAAGGCCGACCGGGTCGACGTGGAGATCGCGGAGGAGCGCAACCCGCGGTTGTCGGACCTGCGGATGCGGGTCGAGCTCACCTGTCGCACCCGTGGCCCGGTCATTCGGGCCGAGGCATCGGCGGCGGACGAGCAGGCCGCGCTCGACCTCGCGATCGGCAAGCTCAACATGCGGCTGCGGCGGGCGGCCGACCGCCGCCGCGTGCATCACGGTGCACGCACCCCGGTGTCCGTGGCGCTCGCCACCGGGTCGGTGCAGCCACCGGCGGCCAGCGCCGCCGCCGATGCCGAGCCTCCCGTCGCTTCGGCCGAGCCGCCGGGCGAGCCGGGCGAGCCGGCGGAGGAGGACGAAGCGCCGTACGTCGTACGCGAGAAGATCCACCTCGCCGCCCCGATGAGCCTGGACCAGGCGTTGT of the Mycobacteriales bacterium genome contains:
- the raiA gene encoding ribosome-associated translation inhibitor RaiA yields the protein MDIVVKSRNTDIDKRFRDSITEKLTRLAKLDRKADRVDVEIAEERNPRLSDLRMRVELTCRTRGPVIRAEASAADEQAALDLAIGKLNMRLRRAADRRRVHHGARTPVSVALATGSVQPPAASAAADAEPPVASAEPPGEPGEPAEEDEAPYVVREKIHLAAPMSLDQALFEMELVGHDFYLFVDEGDQAPCVVYRRRGYDYGVVRLHEPEKDGQAPSV
- a CDS encoding phosphoribosyltransferase family protein — encoded protein: MPATWTVVDYADPVRALVIAYKEHGAVGLAEVLAVPLATAVAAAVASRVDVGRPALLVPVPSSRKAIRARGDDVVLRLARRAGSLLRREGARVRVATALRHDRAVADSAGLSSAHRAANLAGAFAIRPAYRNLLTGADVVLLDDLVTTGATLAEAARAVRGAGATVAGAATVAATQRRT